The following proteins are encoded in a genomic region of Phragmites australis chromosome 9, lpPhrAust1.1, whole genome shotgun sequence:
- the LOC133928837 gene encoding kinesin-like protein KIN-14J: protein MEADPAAAGTSSTPPSPPRQPQGEGERGAVESADPATPGRCAARGDPNPAPPPSPASAAPPPPQVPQGEEAAASSEGEQDNEVGAGVGEALRSFMEEFGDQGEYCLILSPQLKEIATPDRPAALRFLGEKYNSLMERYKKQSANCAEECAPRYGGLKKKYMDECAERRRLYNELIELRGNIRVFCRCRPLSADEVSRGCLSVVEIDQLQETELQFVPSEKERKAFKFDHVFGPEDDQEAVFSETVPVVRSVMDGFNVCIFAYGQTGTGKTFTMEGVPENRGVNYRALEELFRMSEERNASVEYTFSVSILEVYNEKIRDLLDESNEQSLKRLDIKQSADGTQEVPGLVEAPIYTIDGVWEKLQFGARNRSVGSTNANELSSRSHSLVRVTVRSEHLVTGQRSRSHMWLVDLAGSERVAKTGVDGDRLKESQFINKSLSALGDVISALASKNSHIPYRNSKLTHLLQSSLGGDCKTIMFVQISPSSTDSGETLCSLNFASRVRAVEHGPARKQVDPAESLKLKQMTEKLRHEEKENARLSQSLQLMQLKYASRENVFRSLNEKVRDAEQACKASQQRIRELEHELGIEKNAARDSARSSRPPLVPMRLRQPPQGRNSNYLPPSGPSRSRFSKAPTIQNKENVPVMASKAHPGADKDKAVGKARRVSLTPVIRQIPIQPKRRSSMAILPSLSEQLSVLNEKRAVSRLSHVHMPRRSVAAFGSVPGTPLALVDATPDGRGGKLRRIEFGSSSKFTSPPMLAMWKSRNNMATPQQKQKLGVASGSGNPSKLCFSIQKRVTLGSPVRSKAGVLSGAGIFNPALREKTVVGRTGNALRVLNTKRRQSGFI, encoded by the exons ATGGAGGCGGATCCGGCCGCAGCGGGGACCTCCTCGACGCCGCCCTCGCCACCGCGGCAGCCGCAAG GCGAGGGCGAGCGCGGCGCCGTGGAATCCGCGGATCCCGCGACCCCAGGTCGATGCGCGGCGAGGGGAGACCCGaaccccgcgccgccgccgtcgcccgcgTCGGCCGCACCGCCGCCACCTCAGGTGCCTCAAG GTGAGGAAGCGGCTGCGAGCAGCGAGGGGGAGCAGGATAATGAGGTGGGGGCAGGAGTAGGGGAGGCTCTCCGAAGCTtcatggag GAGTTCGGTGATCAAGGAGAGTACTGCCTTATCCTGTCGCCGCAGCTGAAGGAGATTGCCACTCCTGACCGCCCTGCTGCCCTCCGCTTCCTCG GGGAAAAGTATAACAGCCTCATGGAGCGGTACAAGAAGCAGTCGGCCAATTGTGCTGAGGAGTGTGCGCCTAGATACGGTGGCCTGAAGAAGAAGTACATGGACGAGTGCgcagagcggcggcggctgtaCAACGAGCTTATTGAGCTGAGGGGGAACATTAGGGTGTTCTGTCGGTGCCGGCCTCTGAGCGCCGACGAGGTCAGCCGTGGGTGCTTGTCCGTGGTTGAGATTGACCAGTTACAGGAGACTGAGCTGCAGTTTGTCCCCTCCGAGAAAGAAAGGAAGGCCTTCAAATTTGATCATGTTTTTGGCCCAGAGGATGATCAAG AGGCTGTGTTTTCAGAGACGGTGCCTGTTGTGAGGTCTGTAATGGATGGCTTCAACGTATGCATCTTTGCGTATGGACAAACAGGAACTGGGAAAACGTTCACTATGGAAGGGGTTCCAGAAAATCGGGGTGTAAATTACAGGGCTTTGGAAGAATTGTTCAGGATGTCAGAGGAGAGAAATGCGTCTGTTGAGTACACATTTTCAGTGAGCATCTTGGAAGTCTACAACGAAAAGATCCGAGATCTGCTTGATGAGAGCAATGAGCAATCATTGAAAAG GTTGGACATCAAGCAAAGTGCTGACGGAACCCAAGAGGTGCCTGGTTTGGTTGAGGCTCCAATTTACACCATAGATGGCGTGTGGGAGAAACTGCAATTTGGCGCTAGAAATAGGTCTGTTGGATCAACCAATGCCAATGAACTGAGTAGCCGTTCCCACAG CTTGGTTAGGGTCACTGTTAGGAGCGAGCATTTGGTGACCGGCCAGAGGAGCAGAAGCCACATGTGGTTGGTTGACCTTGCTGGAAGTGAGAGAGTAGCTAAAACTGGAGTGGATGGAGATAGGCTGAAGGAGTCACAGTTCATCAACAAATCACTCTCTGCCTTGGGTGatgttatatctgcccttgcCTCAAAAAATTCCCATATCCCATACAG GAACTCCAAGTTGACTCATCTGCTCCAAAGCTCATTGG GTGGAGATTGCAAGACTATTATGTTCGTGCAGATAAGCCCAAGCTCTACAGATTCAGGAGAAACTCTCTGTTCACTTAATTTTGCTAGTAGAGTTCGGGCTGTAGAACATGGCCCTGCTCGTAAGCAAGTGGATCCAGCTGAAAGTTTGAAGCTCAAGCAGATG ACTGAGAAACTTCGGCATGAGGAAAAGGAAAATGCACGATTGAGTCAAAGCTTGCAGTTGATGCAGCTCAAATATGCTTCTCGTGAGAATGTCTTCAGGTCACTAAATGAAAAG GTTAGGGATGCTGAACAAGCATGCAAAGCTTCTCAACAGCGG ATTAGAGAACTGGAACATGAATTAGGTATTGAGAAGAACGCTGCTAGGGATTCTGCTAGATCATCGAGGCCGCCGCTTGTTCCTATGAGGCTGAGGCAACCTCCTCAGGGAAGGAATAGCAACTACTTGCCACCTTCAGGTCCTTCTAGATCGAGGTTCAGTAAAGCACCCACAATTCAGAATAAAGAGAACGTTCCTGTGATGGCGAGCAAAGCACATCCTGGGGCCGATAAAGATAAGGCTGTCGGTAAAGCACGGCGTGTATCCCTGACACCAGTGATCCGACAAATCCCTATCCAACCCAAAAGGCGATCCTCGATGGCGATACTGCCATCTCTGAGCGAGCAGCTGTCTGTGCTTAATGAAAAGAGAGCAGTGTCTCGACTGTCTCATGTGCACATGCCAAGAAGATCAGTTGCTGCGTTTGGTTCAGTTCCAGGAACACCGCTAGCACTAGTTGACGCAACCCCAGATGGCAGAGGAGGAAAGCTCAGGAGGATCGAGTTCGGCAGCAGTAGCAAGTTCACGAGCCCTCCGATGCTGGCCATGTGGAAGTCAAGGAACAATATGGCAACACcacagcagaagcagaagctggGAGTGGCATCAGGGTCTGGAAACCCAAGCAAGCTATGCTTCAGTATCCAGAAACGAGTGACTCTTGGCTCACCTGTTCGATCGAAAGCTGGTGTCCTCTCTGGTGCTGGGATCTTCAACCCGGCTCTGCGCGAGAAGACGGTAGTGGGGAGAACAGGCAATGCGCTGCGGGTGCTCAACACCAAGAGGAGACAGTCTGGTTTCATCTAA
- the LOC133928839 gene encoding ARM REPEAT PROTEIN INTERACTING WITH ABF2-like isoform X2 — protein MEAEQQQPQRPRRKGQKRKLEDEAAAAVAAAAAASLLGSAGVDDDNDEDDGSAGAEICYRHSHAALAREVRTQVDVLLRCSSWRHADRAAAKRATHVLAELAKNEEVVNVIVEGGAVPALVHHLEEPAAVAAAQEQQLPRPLEHEVEKGAAFALGLLAPEHQQLIVDAGALPPLVNLLKRQKNTTNSRVVNSVIKRAADAITNLAHENSNIKTSVRMEGGIPPLVELLESQDLKVQRAAAGALRTLAFKNDENKSQIVQCNALPTLILMLRSEDAAIHYEAVGVIGNLVHSSPNIKKEVLNAGALQPVIGLLSSCCTESQREAALLLGQFASADSDCKVHIVQRGAIRPLIEMLQSADVQLREMSAFALGRLAQDTHNQAGISYNGGLVPLLKLLDSKNGSLQHNAAFALYGVADNEDYVSDFIKVGGVQKLQDGEFIVQATKDCVAKTLKRLEEKINGRVLKHLLYLMRVGEKSVQRRVALALAHLCAPEDQRTIFIDNNGLDLLLDLLISMSSKHQQDGSAALYKLANKAAALSPMDAAPPSPTPQVYLGEQYVNSSTLSDVTFLVEGKRFYAHRIALLASSDAFRAMFDGGYREKDARDIEIPNIRWDVFELMMRFIYTGSVQVANEIAQDLLRAADQYLLEGLKRLCEYTIAKDVNLDNISDMYDLSEAFHAVSLRHTCILFILEQFDKICTRPGFAQLIQRVIPELRNFLTNALSPSQKNTQT, from the exons ATGGAGGCGGAACAGCAGCAGCCGCAGCGCCCGCGCCGCAAGGGGCAGAAGCGAAAGTTGGAGGacgaagcggcggcggccgtcgcCGCTGCGGCTGCCGCGTCTTTGCTGGGCAGCGCGGGCGTCGACGACGACaacgacgaggacgacggctCCGCGGGTGCCGAGATCTGCTACCGCCACTCCCACGCGGCGCTCGCCCGTGAGGTCCGCACGCAGGTCGACGTTCTCCTCCGCTGCTCCTCCTGGCGCCACGCCGACCGCGCCGCCGCCAAGCGCGCCACCCACGTCCTCGCCGAGCTCGCCAAAAACG AGGAGGTTGTCAACGTGATCGTAGAAGGCGGGGCCGTGCCGGCGTTGGTGCACCACCTGGAAGAGCCTGCGGCTGTGGCGGCGGCTCAGGAGCAGCAGCTGCCGCGTCCGTTAGAGCATGAGGTCGAGAAGGGCGCCGCCTTCGCTCTGGGCCTCCTAGCT CCTGAACATCAACAACTTATAGTTGATGCTGGTGCGCTACCTCCGCTGGTGAATCTATTGAAAAGGCAGAAAAATACTACGAATTCGAGGGTGGTTAACAGTGTTATCAAGAGAGCAGCTGATGCAATTACCAATCTTGCTCATGAAAATAGCAACATCAAAACTAGCGTCAG AATGGAAGGTGGAATCCCACCTCTTGTTGAATTGCTAGAATCGCAGGATCTTAAGGTGCAGAGAGCAGCTGCAGGGGCTCTGAGGACTCTAGCTTTTAAAAATGATGAAAACAAAAGTCAG ATTGTTCAATGCAATGCTTTGCCAACATTGATCTTAATGCTCCGATCAGAGGATGCTGCAATTCACTATGAGGCG GTTGGTGTCATTGGAAATTTGGTTCATTCGTCACCAAATATCAAGAAGGAGGTTCTTAATGCAGGGGCCCTGCAACCTGTGATTGGGTTATTAAG ttcttGTTGTACAGAAAGCCAAAGAGAGGCTGCTTTGTTGCTAGGGCAATTTGCTTCGGCCGACTCTGATTGCAAG GTCCATATTGTGCAAAGGGGTGCAATCCGACCACTAATTGAAATGCTACAGTCGGCTGATGTCCAACTCCGAGAGATGTCCGCTTTTGCACTTGGGAGGCTTGCCCAg GACACACATAACCAAGCAGGTATTTCATATAATGGTGGTTTGGTGCCTTTGTTAAAGCTTCTTGACTCAAAAAATGGCTCTCTGCAACATAATGCTGCATTTGCCCTTTACGGAGTTGCAGACAATGAG GACTATGTCTCTGACTTTATTAAAGTAGGAGGTGTCCAAAAGTTGCAAGATGGGGAATTCATTGTCCAG GCAACAAAGGACTGTGTAGCCAAAACATTGAAGAGGTTAGAAGAGAAGATAAATGGACGA GTGTTGAAACACTTGCTTTATTTGATGCGAGTAGGAGAGAAATCTGTGCAGAGACGTGTTGCTCTTGCTCTGGCTCACCTTTGTGCCCCTGAAGATCAAAGAACAAtttttattgataataatg GTCTCGACCTGCTTCTTGATCTTCTAATTTCCATGAGCTCAAAACATCAACAAGATGGTTCAGCAGCACTATACAAATTGGCCAACAAAGCTGCAGCACTTTCTCCCATGGATGCTGCCCCTCCATCCCCAACACCACAG GTTTATCTTGGCGAGCAATATGTGAACAGTTCAACACTTTCAGATGTTACCTTCTTGGTGGAAG GAAAGCGCTTTTATGCACACCGAATTGCTTTGCTTGCTTCGTCAGATGCATTTCGTGCAATGTTTGATGGTGGGTATAGG GAAAAGGATGCAAGAGACATTGAAATTCCCAATATCAGATGGGACGTTTTTGAACTCATGATGAG ATTTATCTATACAGGTTCAGTGCAGGTAGCCAATGAAATTGCTCAGGATCTTCTTAGAGCCGCCGATCAGTATCTCTTAGAAGGGCTCAAACGCCTCTGTGAATATACTATTGCAAAG GATGTGAATCTAGATAACATCTCTGACATGTATGACTTGTCCGAAGCCTTTCATGCCGTGTCACTGAGACATACATGCATCTTGTTTATTCTGGAGCAGTTTGACAAGATCTGCACCAGACCAGG CTTCGCTCAGCTGATTCAGCGTGTTATTCCGGAGCTCCGCAATTTTCTCACCAATGCGCTAAGTCCAAGCCAGAAGAACACGCAGACATGA
- the LOC133928839 gene encoding ARM REPEAT PROTEIN INTERACTING WITH ABF2-like isoform X1: protein MEAEQQQPQRPRRKGQKRKLEDEAAAAVAAAAAASLLGSAGVDDDNDEDDGSAGAEICYRHSHAALAREVRTQVDVLLRCSSWRHADRAAAKRATHVLAELAKNEEVVNVIVEGGAVPALVHHLEEPAAVAAAQEQQLPRPLEHEVEKGAAFALGLLAVKPEHQQLIVDAGALPPLVNLLKRQKNTTNSRVVNSVIKRAADAITNLAHENSNIKTSVRMEGGIPPLVELLESQDLKVQRAAAGALRTLAFKNDENKSQIVQCNALPTLILMLRSEDAAIHYEAVGVIGNLVHSSPNIKKEVLNAGALQPVIGLLSSCCTESQREAALLLGQFASADSDCKVHIVQRGAIRPLIEMLQSADVQLREMSAFALGRLAQDTHNQAGISYNGGLVPLLKLLDSKNGSLQHNAAFALYGVADNEDYVSDFIKVGGVQKLQDGEFIVQATKDCVAKTLKRLEEKINGRVLKHLLYLMRVGEKSVQRRVALALAHLCAPEDQRTIFIDNNGLDLLLDLLISMSSKHQQDGSAALYKLANKAAALSPMDAAPPSPTPQVYLGEQYVNSSTLSDVTFLVEGKRFYAHRIALLASSDAFRAMFDGGYREKDARDIEIPNIRWDVFELMMRFIYTGSVQVANEIAQDLLRAADQYLLEGLKRLCEYTIAKDVNLDNISDMYDLSEAFHAVSLRHTCILFILEQFDKICTRPGFAQLIQRVIPELRNFLTNALSPSQKNTQT from the exons ATGGAGGCGGAACAGCAGCAGCCGCAGCGCCCGCGCCGCAAGGGGCAGAAGCGAAAGTTGGAGGacgaagcggcggcggccgtcgcCGCTGCGGCTGCCGCGTCTTTGCTGGGCAGCGCGGGCGTCGACGACGACaacgacgaggacgacggctCCGCGGGTGCCGAGATCTGCTACCGCCACTCCCACGCGGCGCTCGCCCGTGAGGTCCGCACGCAGGTCGACGTTCTCCTCCGCTGCTCCTCCTGGCGCCACGCCGACCGCGCCGCCGCCAAGCGCGCCACCCACGTCCTCGCCGAGCTCGCCAAAAACG AGGAGGTTGTCAACGTGATCGTAGAAGGCGGGGCCGTGCCGGCGTTGGTGCACCACCTGGAAGAGCCTGCGGCTGTGGCGGCGGCTCAGGAGCAGCAGCTGCCGCGTCCGTTAGAGCATGAGGTCGAGAAGGGCGCCGCCTTCGCTCTGGGCCTCCTAGCTGTAAAG CCTGAACATCAACAACTTATAGTTGATGCTGGTGCGCTACCTCCGCTGGTGAATCTATTGAAAAGGCAGAAAAATACTACGAATTCGAGGGTGGTTAACAGTGTTATCAAGAGAGCAGCTGATGCAATTACCAATCTTGCTCATGAAAATAGCAACATCAAAACTAGCGTCAG AATGGAAGGTGGAATCCCACCTCTTGTTGAATTGCTAGAATCGCAGGATCTTAAGGTGCAGAGAGCAGCTGCAGGGGCTCTGAGGACTCTAGCTTTTAAAAATGATGAAAACAAAAGTCAG ATTGTTCAATGCAATGCTTTGCCAACATTGATCTTAATGCTCCGATCAGAGGATGCTGCAATTCACTATGAGGCG GTTGGTGTCATTGGAAATTTGGTTCATTCGTCACCAAATATCAAGAAGGAGGTTCTTAATGCAGGGGCCCTGCAACCTGTGATTGGGTTATTAAG ttcttGTTGTACAGAAAGCCAAAGAGAGGCTGCTTTGTTGCTAGGGCAATTTGCTTCGGCCGACTCTGATTGCAAG GTCCATATTGTGCAAAGGGGTGCAATCCGACCACTAATTGAAATGCTACAGTCGGCTGATGTCCAACTCCGAGAGATGTCCGCTTTTGCACTTGGGAGGCTTGCCCAg GACACACATAACCAAGCAGGTATTTCATATAATGGTGGTTTGGTGCCTTTGTTAAAGCTTCTTGACTCAAAAAATGGCTCTCTGCAACATAATGCTGCATTTGCCCTTTACGGAGTTGCAGACAATGAG GACTATGTCTCTGACTTTATTAAAGTAGGAGGTGTCCAAAAGTTGCAAGATGGGGAATTCATTGTCCAG GCAACAAAGGACTGTGTAGCCAAAACATTGAAGAGGTTAGAAGAGAAGATAAATGGACGA GTGTTGAAACACTTGCTTTATTTGATGCGAGTAGGAGAGAAATCTGTGCAGAGACGTGTTGCTCTTGCTCTGGCTCACCTTTGTGCCCCTGAAGATCAAAGAACAAtttttattgataataatg GTCTCGACCTGCTTCTTGATCTTCTAATTTCCATGAGCTCAAAACATCAACAAGATGGTTCAGCAGCACTATACAAATTGGCCAACAAAGCTGCAGCACTTTCTCCCATGGATGCTGCCCCTCCATCCCCAACACCACAG GTTTATCTTGGCGAGCAATATGTGAACAGTTCAACACTTTCAGATGTTACCTTCTTGGTGGAAG GAAAGCGCTTTTATGCACACCGAATTGCTTTGCTTGCTTCGTCAGATGCATTTCGTGCAATGTTTGATGGTGGGTATAGG GAAAAGGATGCAAGAGACATTGAAATTCCCAATATCAGATGGGACGTTTTTGAACTCATGATGAG ATTTATCTATACAGGTTCAGTGCAGGTAGCCAATGAAATTGCTCAGGATCTTCTTAGAGCCGCCGATCAGTATCTCTTAGAAGGGCTCAAACGCCTCTGTGAATATACTATTGCAAAG GATGTGAATCTAGATAACATCTCTGACATGTATGACTTGTCCGAAGCCTTTCATGCCGTGTCACTGAGACATACATGCATCTTGTTTATTCTGGAGCAGTTTGACAAGATCTGCACCAGACCAGG CTTCGCTCAGCTGATTCAGCGTGTTATTCCGGAGCTCCGCAATTTTCTCACCAATGCGCTAAGTCCAAGCCAGAAGAACACGCAGACATGA